A window of Chitinophaga sp. MM2321 contains these coding sequences:
- a CDS encoding copper amine oxidase, which produces MKSLFLTYALVITYFATTAQVFKPEFNRAILNTPQGSIVELPGFLSKQIPHLDYHKIVLPGPQHVISDDPEYIRIPEAIALQEPVQAGSVRLYVYNVNGVQEPAKIDRKITALIKNTGTAPMHLRMLKYAPQPASTNYYQIGKQGLADYFASTPSATIQVIAPGAVIPIDPRLEKQVVKYDELVHGIYEFVIDQPGQITILQTDPATPGPAALARIKTVLPTKGHSGAGRGVFGVSNYRVITNGVYDTKNGPQQIVVADGERDPWVLGKENTQEGIAKLDGNYGVMYYFEMKWKSTDGKALALVTWNPNGDNSQWCGGMANTMVVSKGKFKEGIIQLPSDRLITKKDPEAILIQLFQPAANGEEQTIRFTYSPPGASCLPTPLVFIPIDQDYKD; this is translated from the coding sequence ATGAAGTCACTCTTCCTGACCTATGCACTTGTTATCACTTACTTTGCTACAACCGCGCAGGTATTTAAGCCTGAATTTAACAGGGCTATTCTCAACACACCACAAGGAAGCATTGTAGAGCTGCCGGGCTTCTTATCCAAACAGATCCCCCACCTGGATTATCACAAAATTGTACTTCCCGGCCCGCAGCATGTCATCTCTGATGATCCTGAATATATCCGTATCCCTGAAGCCATTGCGCTCCAGGAACCGGTGCAGGCGGGTTCCGTACGGCTTTATGTGTACAATGTAAACGGCGTGCAGGAACCGGCAAAAATTGACCGAAAAATAACGGCGCTCATCAAAAATACCGGTACCGCCCCCATGCACCTGCGTATGCTGAAGTATGCCCCACAGCCTGCCAGCACCAACTATTACCAGATCGGTAAACAAGGACTGGCTGATTATTTTGCATCCACACCTTCCGCAACTATACAGGTGATTGCACCCGGAGCCGTAATACCAATAGACCCCAGGCTGGAAAAACAGGTTGTGAAATACGATGAACTGGTACACGGCATCTACGAATTTGTTATTGATCAACCCGGGCAGATCACGATCCTGCAAACGGATCCTGCTACACCCGGTCCTGCAGCCCTGGCCCGCATTAAGACAGTACTGCCCACCAAAGGCCATAGCGGCGCTGGTCGTGGTGTATTTGGTGTAAGCAACTACCGCGTTATCACCAACGGCGTTTACGATACTAAAAACGGCCCCCAACAAATAGTGGTGGCCGACGGAGAACGTGATCCCTGGGTACTGGGTAAAGAAAACACGCAGGAAGGCATCGCAAAACTGGATGGCAACTACGGTGTGATGTACTACTTTGAGATGAAATGGAAAAGCACCGATGGCAAAGCACTCGCCCTGGTAACCTGGAACCCCAACGGTGACAACAGTCAGTGGTGCGGCGGCATGGCCAACACCATGGTAGTAAGCAAAGGGAAATTTAAGGAAGGGATCATTCAGTTACCCAGCGACAGGCTCATTACCAAAAAAGATCCTGAAGCTATTCTCATACAGCTATTCCAGCCGGCAGCTAACGGTGAAGAACAAACGATCCGCTTTACCTATTCACCACCGGGCGCTTCCTGTTTGCCTACACCGCTGGTGTTTATTCCCATAGACCAGGATTATAAGGATTAA
- a CDS encoding MFS transporter, which yields MDVFRSLKSRNFRLFFYGQSVSLIGTWMQKTAVCWLIYRLTNSALLLGVVSFASLIPSLLLSPYAGSYIDRHNRYRILVITQIISMIQAGALAMMILFRFYNIPGIILLSLIQGIINAFDVTCRQSLMVEMVESKDDLPNAIALNSTMANFARIAGPALAGIILSTFGEDFCFLSNFLSYIPVLISLFMMKMNIPVIIKSESSIWKELREGFHYISGDKDLSSLILMLAVSSLFVIPFNTLMPIFAKDLFHGNAKTFSWFESAAGLGSIISAIYMAQLKGGKDMVKIMITSSLVFALSLILLSYAGWLPLALLFMMFSGVGMMAQTSAINTYIQTHAIPAMRARAISYYIMAYQGMIPVGSLLTGLLAQVIGPRLTVCVAGLTGIAATVVFVAYRRKKHHALQMA from the coding sequence ATGGATGTTTTTCGCTCTTTAAAATCCCGGAACTTCCGGCTTTTCTTCTACGGACAATCAGTTTCCCTCATCGGCACCTGGATGCAAAAAACAGCTGTATGCTGGCTCATTTACCGGTTAACCAATTCCGCCCTGCTACTGGGTGTTGTTAGTTTTGCAAGCCTGATCCCTTCCCTGCTTTTATCTCCCTACGCGGGTAGTTATATTGATCGGCATAACCGTTACCGCATCCTGGTGATCACGCAGATCATCTCGATGATCCAGGCAGGTGCGCTGGCCATGATGATCCTTTTCCGTTTTTATAATATCCCGGGAATCATTCTGCTATCGCTGATCCAGGGCATCATCAATGCTTTTGACGTTACCTGCCGGCAGTCGCTCATGGTGGAGATGGTAGAAAGCAAAGATGACCTGCCCAATGCCATTGCATTGAATTCTACCATGGCCAACTTTGCACGCATAGCAGGACCCGCGCTGGCAGGTATTATACTGAGTACTTTCGGGGAAGATTTCTGTTTTCTCAGTAACTTCCTCAGTTATATACCTGTATTAATTTCTTTATTTATGATGAAGATGAATATACCCGTCATCATAAAATCAGAAAGCAGCATATGGAAAGAGTTGCGGGAAGGCTTTCATTATATTTCGGGAGATAAAGATCTGTCATCATTAATCCTGATGCTGGCGGTGAGCAGTTTGTTTGTAATCCCCTTCAATACGCTGATGCCCATTTTTGCGAAAGATCTTTTTCATGGTAACGCCAAAACGTTTAGCTGGTTTGAAAGTGCTGCCGGTCTGGGTTCTATTATATCCGCCATTTATATGGCGCAACTGAAGGGCGGAAAAGATATGGTGAAGATCATGATCACCTCCAGCCTGGTGTTTGCGCTCAGTCTCATCCTGCTTTCCTATGCAGGCTGGCTGCCGCTGGCATTATTGTTCATGATGTTTTCCGGTGTAGGTATGATGGCACAAACATCTGCCATCAACACCTATATACAGACACACGCTATTCCCGCCATGCGTGCAAGGGCTATCAGTTATTACATCATGGCTTACCAGGGTATGATCCCCGTAGGTAGCCTCCTCACCGGTTTGCTGGCACAGGTGATAGGACCGCGCCTTACCGTATGCGTGGCCGGTTTGACAGGTATTGCAGCCACTGTAGTTTTTGTAGCCTACCGGAGAAAAAAACATCATGCATTACAAATGGCATAA
- a CDS encoding LysR substrate-binding domain-containing protein encodes MELRQLTYFVKAAETAHFTESAAALYVTQSTLSQQIKQLENELGMLLFDRIGKHVRLTEAGQVFLLHARQILLDVEKGKQAMEDLQNMLTGDLRIGATYAFTSLLLPALNTFSGKYPGIRIYIEYGNTDDLERKLRSSELDFMLVFRRDGERKDLEKQELFTSKVVMAVSKKSKLAHLTKINLKSLNGMNLILATKGFSSRDFLNEVLEKHKVYPAVKIELNDVHALLSMLENGHWTTLLNERALIGWKNLVAIPIEGKELLRRAYIFWQKGTYRKKATDLFVQELLKGVPMV; translated from the coding sequence ATGGAGCTCCGTCAACTGACCTATTTCGTGAAAGCCGCTGAAACAGCTCATTTCACTGAATCTGCGGCAGCATTATATGTTACGCAGTCAACATTATCGCAACAGATTAAGCAACTGGAAAATGAACTGGGCATGCTCCTGTTTGACCGTATCGGAAAACATGTACGCCTTACGGAAGCCGGACAGGTTTTTCTACTGCATGCCCGGCAGATCCTGTTGGATGTAGAGAAAGGTAAACAGGCCATGGAGGACTTACAGAACATGCTGACCGGCGATCTGCGTATAGGTGCTACGTATGCATTCACTTCTTTACTGCTGCCTGCACTCAACACTTTCTCCGGTAAATATCCAGGTATCAGAATATACATTGAATACGGCAATACCGATGATCTGGAAAGAAAATTACGTTCTTCTGAGCTGGACTTTATGCTGGTTTTTCGCCGGGATGGCGAGCGTAAAGACCTGGAGAAACAGGAATTATTTACTTCCAAAGTAGTGATGGCCGTATCAAAAAAAAGTAAGCTGGCCCATCTCACAAAGATCAACCTGAAAAGTCTCAACGGTATGAACCTGATCCTGGCTACCAAAGGTTTCAGCTCCCGCGACTTTCTCAACGAAGTACTGGAAAAACATAAAGTGTATCCCGCTGTAAAAATAGAACTGAATGACGTACATGCGCTGCTTTCCATGCTGGAAAACGGCCACTGGACCACATTGCTGAACGAGCGGGCACTGATAGGGTGGAAGAACCTGGTGGCTATTCCTATTGAAGGGAAAGAATTATTGCGTCGCGCTTACATCTTCTGGCAAAAAGGAACTTACCGCAAAAAGGCGACAGACCTGTTTGTGCAGGAGCTGCTGAAAGGCGTTCCCATGGTGTAA
- a CDS encoding helix-turn-helix domain-containing protein, with translation MKSLTKALYIERDDHAYTPFGEIPASFKDELIPYAHCYFYSDAEGTILDQNIKTDGFSLWLHTINMQQGAELHPFAQYQVIALHVSDDIPVTLSEGGHVMLRHKEVNMFNVMPVEHSAILAEDHAISFHINVEPAALPRLAREFPVLQPLAAMPLCMVTEALNKVPLRLNAVGSLIKDRILNSKHIGKTAELFFRRNAADYFCNFARHLSAPAPIMMNQVQLRLLDDVFTYIVNNLHQAHTIQELCEKFPVNKAILQQPFEQEFHMPLAELIHQEKMALAFDKLANTDISISGIMQATGYVAQEPFMADFEKYYKCDPIQLRNAQ, from the coding sequence ATGAAATCACTGACCAAAGCACTGTATATAGAAAGGGATGATCATGCCTATACCCCATTCGGAGAAATCCCCGCCTCCTTTAAAGATGAGCTGATCCCTTATGCCCATTGTTATTTTTATAGCGATGCAGAAGGCACCATACTGGACCAGAACATCAAAACAGACGGCTTTTCCCTGTGGCTGCATACTATAAACATGCAACAGGGCGCCGAGTTACATCCCTTTGCTCAATACCAGGTTATTGCCCTGCATGTATCTGACGATATTCCGGTCACCCTTAGTGAAGGTGGCCACGTGATGCTTCGGCACAAGGAAGTGAATATGTTTAACGTGATGCCGGTAGAACACTCCGCTATCCTGGCAGAAGATCACGCTATCAGCTTTCATATTAATGTGGAACCCGCTGCACTACCCCGTCTTGCCAGGGAGTTCCCCGTACTTCAGCCACTGGCAGCGATGCCGCTTTGTATGGTTACGGAGGCGCTCAACAAGGTCCCGCTCCGGTTAAATGCTGTCGGCAGCCTGATCAAAGACAGAATCCTCAACAGCAAACATATCGGCAAAACCGCAGAGCTCTTTTTCAGACGGAATGCTGCCGATTACTTCTGCAACTTTGCCCGTCACTTGTCGGCACCCGCCCCTATCATGATGAACCAGGTACAACTCAGGTTACTGGATGATGTATTTACCTACATCGTAAACAACCTGCACCAGGCGCACACAATACAGGAACTATGCGAAAAATTTCCGGTAAATAAAGCCATACTGCAACAACCATTTGAACAGGAATTTCATATGCCCCTTGCGGAGCTGATACACCAGGAGAAAATGGCGCTGGCTTTTGATAAGCTGGCCAACACCGATATATCCATTTCCGGAATCATGCAGGCAACAGGCTATGTGGCACAGGAACCGTTCATGGCTGACTTTGAAAAGTATTATAAATGTGATCCCATTCAATTACGAAACGCCCAGTAG
- a CDS encoding FecR domain-containing protein, translating into MTEKLAGIISAADEQLLDELIEEDEQVRGIWMEMQEGSLPVQQKPWLEVTSFYEQHQPRRFPVQWAAAAAIMICIGVAGWMKFNKTVKPPKTQLAVAPYAMPEIQNKKNGIQLQLASGSKINLSKASQRIFVDADQLSNSQKTLTYAATNNLPAGINAITVPIGMDYKINLSDGTEVWINSATTLRFPFTFSKDKREIAVNGEAYFKIAEDASRPFIVYLPNSTVEVMGTTFNVNSYDSSKIKVSLVAGAVKMNASKQAVVLKPGQQGVFREKTGALHVKPFDEGQELSWLAGTYIFSNATLDEVSSVIPRWFGVPVVIDNSLLGKKNFSGRVNRRDPITDFLHALSATTSVEYYFSKDSTLHFK; encoded by the coding sequence ATGACAGAAAAACTGGCTGGGATTATTTCAGCAGCTGATGAACAGCTGTTGGATGAACTCATCGAGGAAGACGAACAGGTTCGGGGAATATGGATGGAGATGCAGGAAGGCAGTCTGCCTGTGCAACAAAAACCCTGGCTGGAGGTGACCAGTTTTTATGAGCAGCATCAACCGCGTCGTTTCCCGGTACAATGGGCAGCAGCAGCGGCTATTATGATCTGTATAGGCGTAGCAGGCTGGATGAAATTCAACAAAACAGTGAAACCTCCAAAGACTCAGCTGGCGGTAGCCCCCTACGCCATGCCCGAAATACAGAACAAGAAAAATGGTATTCAGCTACAACTGGCCAGCGGCAGCAAAATTAACCTGTCGAAAGCCTCCCAGCGGATATTTGTAGATGCAGACCAGCTCAGTAATTCACAAAAAACGCTCACTTACGCCGCTACCAATAACCTGCCGGCAGGCATCAACGCTATCACCGTACCTATCGGTATGGATTATAAGATCAACCTGTCCGATGGTACCGAGGTATGGATCAACTCCGCCACCACCCTGAGATTCCCCTTTACATTCAGCAAAGACAAAAGGGAAATAGCGGTGAACGGTGAAGCCTATTTTAAAATAGCCGAAGATGCATCCAGGCCATTTATCGTATACCTGCCCAATAGTACGGTAGAAGTAATGGGCACCACTTTTAATGTCAATTCCTATGATAGCAGCAAAATAAAAGTATCGCTGGTAGCCGGTGCCGTAAAAATGAATGCCAGTAAACAAGCTGTTGTGTTGAAGCCAGGACAGCAAGGTGTATTCAGGGAAAAAACCGGCGCACTACATGTGAAACCATTCGACGAAGGACAGGAACTTAGCTGGCTCGCTGGTACCTATATCTTCTCCAATGCCACCCTGGACGAGGTGAGCAGCGTTATACCGCGTTGGTTTGGCGTACCCGTAGTTATTGATAACAGCCTCCTGGGGAAAAAGAATTTCTCCGGCAGGGTTAACAGACGCGACCCGATAACAGATTTCTTACATGCACTGAGTGCAACTACTTCTGTTGAATATTACTTCAGTAAAGACAGTACCCTACATTTCAAATAA
- a CDS encoding RNA polymerase sigma-70 factor, giving the protein MSAINNDIELLAQLKTGSIHAFEHFYTSYRQWLLITAMSILKEEEETQELVQEFFIDFWQHALYQRIDLTSISSLKNFLFVSIKNRCLNKISKDDTRRKRMTQIFSAVTYAIPGEKLENFELGQQLEGAINQLPERQSQVFRLAYQEHKTRKEIAAAMEISEETVKKQVANALKTLRENLKKIVS; this is encoded by the coding sequence ATGAGTGCAATTAACAACGATATTGAATTGCTTGCGCAGCTGAAGACTGGAAGTATCCATGCTTTTGAGCACTTTTATACTTCTTACCGACAGTGGCTGCTCATCACTGCTATGTCCATCTTAAAGGAGGAGGAAGAAACACAGGAGCTGGTGCAGGAGTTCTTTATCGACTTCTGGCAGCATGCACTTTACCAGCGGATTGATCTTACCAGCATATCTTCCTTAAAAAATTTCCTATTTGTGAGTATTAAGAATCGTTGTCTGAATAAGATATCGAAGGACGATACACGTAGAAAAAGGATGACGCAGATATTTTCGGCGGTGACATATGCCATACCTGGTGAGAAACTGGAGAACTTTGAGCTGGGACAGCAGCTGGAAGGGGCTATCAACCAGTTGCCGGAACGGCAGTCACAGGTTTTCCGGCTGGCATACCAGGAACACAAAACACGGAAAGAGATAGCCGCCGCCATGGAAATCAGTGAGGAAACAGTCAAGAAACAGGTGGCCAACGCGCTGAAAACGCTGCGTGAAAACTTAAAAAAAATAGTGTCTTAA